From a region of the Rouxiella sp. S1S-2 genome:
- the zapE gene encoding cell division protein ZapE → MKQADSLFDFHQVMDDKARLNHFVLDPDQQQVIACLDALMKPIFNPSKRLFRKATLAKSGVYVWGTVGRGKSFIVDSFFSAVPVKNKIRVHFHDFLRELHRHINRPHTGENTLDAALNAQLGHCELLCFDELHLHDVGDAMLVKSLLELIVKRRIILVATSNYPPDQLLSNPLYHSRFASSIELIKQYMQVVALGGTLDYRTLGGNTFTPFSKGAYLCPGTEAQRRDCVLPLLPVSDPLPLRVSHRHINVLSASENLLHLTFEALCAAPTAVMDYLTLCEHYRCWIIEGVPKLENSSPAVQQRFINVIDVLYDQHCRLFLISDYALHKMTEGVQQEDIQRTRSRLQQLKYLVLQ, encoded by the coding sequence ATGAAACAGGCGGACAGCCTTTTTGATTTTCATCAGGTTATGGATGACAAAGCCCGTTTGAACCATTTTGTTCTGGACCCTGACCAGCAGCAAGTTATTGCTTGTCTTGATGCACTGATGAAGCCGATTTTCAATCCTTCTAAAAGGCTTTTTAGAAAAGCGACGTTGGCCAAGTCAGGCGTCTATGTCTGGGGAACCGTCGGGCGCGGTAAGAGCTTTATCGTCGACAGTTTTTTTTCAGCGGTTCCCGTCAAGAATAAAATACGGGTCCATTTCCATGATTTCCTGCGTGAACTGCATCGCCATATCAACCGCCCGCACACCGGTGAAAATACTCTTGATGCTGCATTAAACGCGCAGTTGGGCCACTGCGAGCTATTGTGTTTCGATGAGCTGCATCTGCACGATGTCGGTGACGCGATGCTGGTGAAAAGCCTGCTTGAACTGATTGTAAAACGGCGGATTATCCTCGTCGCCACTTCGAACTATCCTCCTGACCAGCTGTTGTCGAATCCTCTTTATCATTCACGTTTTGCCTCCTCAATTGAACTGATTAAGCAGTATATGCAGGTGGTGGCACTGGGTGGGACTTTGGATTACCGCACACTGGGCGGCAACACTTTCACGCCGTTTAGCAAAGGGGCTTATCTCTGTCCGGGCACTGAGGCACAGCGTCGCGACTGCGTGCTACCGTTATTGCCGGTCAGCGATCCCCTGCCGCTTCGCGTGAGTCATCGCCACATTAATGTGCTGTCGGCCAGTGAGAATCTTCTTCACCTTACCTTCGAAGCGCTATGCGCTGCACCGACGGCGGTGATGGATTATTTGACCCTGTGTGAGCATTACCGCTGCTGGATAATAGAGGGTGTTCCCAAACTCGAAAACTCTTCTCCCGCAGTGCAGCAGCGTTTTATTAACGTGATCGACGTGCTTTATGACCAACACTGCCGGTTATTTTTAATCAGCGACTATGCGCTGCACAAAATGACCGAAGGTGTTCAACAGGAAGATATTCAGCGCACGCGCAGCCGTCTGCAGCAGCTTAAATACCTCGTTTTGCAGTAA
- the ssb1 gene encoding single-stranded DNA-binding protein SSB1, whose amino-acid sequence MASRGVNKVILVGNLGQDPEVRYMPNGGAVANITLATSESWRDKATGEQKEKTEWHRVVLFGKLAEVAGEYLRKGSQVYIEGALQTRKWTDQAGVEKYTTEIVVNVGGTMQMLGGRAGGGAPAGGGQPSGGQAAGGQQGGWGQPQQPQGGNQFSGGQQSRPAQNAPAQSNEPPMDFDDDIPF is encoded by the coding sequence ATGGCCAGCAGAGGCGTAAACAAAGTGATTCTGGTTGGGAATCTGGGTCAGGATCCCGAAGTCCGCTACATGCCTAACGGCGGTGCTGTTGCCAATATCACCCTGGCAACCTCTGAAAGCTGGCGCGACAAGGCGACCGGCGAGCAGAAAGAGAAGACTGAATGGCACCGCGTTGTGCTGTTCGGCAAGCTGGCAGAAGTAGCAGGTGAATACCTGCGTAAAGGCTCTCAGGTTTATATTGAAGGCGCACTGCAAACGCGCAAGTGGACCGATCAGGCCGGTGTTGAAAAATACACTACCGAAATCGTGGTAAACGTCGGTGGCACCATGCAGATGCTGGGTGGTCGTGCGGGCGGCGGTGCTCCTGCAGGCGGCGGCCAACCTTCTGGCGGTCAAGCTGCAGGTGGCCAGCAGGGCGGTTGGGGTCAGCCTCAGCAGCCACAGGGCGGTAATCAGTTCAGCGGCGGTCAGCAATCTCGTCCGGCTCAGAATGCACCGGCACAAAGCAACGAACCACCCATGGATTTCGACGACGATATCCCGTTCTGA
- the uvrA gene encoding excinuclease ABC subunit UvrA: MDKIEVRGARTHNLKNINLIIPRDKLIVVTGLSGSGKSSLAFDTLYAEGQRRYVESLSAYARQFLSLMEKPDVDHIEGLSPAISIEQKSTSHNPRSTVGTITEIHDYLRLLFARVGEPRCAEHGVPLAAQTVSQMVDNVLAQPEGQRLMLLAPIVKDRKGEHTKTLENLAAQGYIRARIDGEVCDLSDPPKLELQKKHTIEVVVDRFKVRDDLAQRLAESFETALELSGGTAVVADMDDPKADEMLFSANFACPICGYSMRELEPRMFSFNNPAGACPTCDGLGVQQFFDPDRVIQNPELSLAGGAIRGWDRRNFYYFQMLRSLGEHYKFDVEAAFNELSEDVVHAILHGSDKQTIEFKYINDRGDTSVRRHPFEGVLHNMERRYKETESSAVREELAKYISNRPCASCKGTRLREEARNVFVEETTLPEISDYSIGHAMEFFLSMNLTGQRKQIAEKILKEIGDRLRFLVNVGLNYLSLSRSAETLSGGEAQRIRLASQIGAGLVGVMYVLDEPSIGLHQRDNERLLETLIHLRDLGNTVIVVEHDEDAIRAADHIIDIGPGAGVHGGEVVAEGTAEDIMATENSLTGQYLSGKREISVPEKRVPADAAKVLKLVGATGNNLKDVTLTLPVGLFTCITGVSGSGKSTLINDTLFPLAQRQLNGATIAEAAPYRDIQGLEHFDKVIDIDQSPIGRTPRSNPATYTGIFTPVRELFAGVPESRARGYTPGRFSFNVKGGRCEACQGDGVIKVEMHFLPDIYVPCDHCKGKRYNRETLEIKYKGKSIHETLDMTIEEAREFFDAVPALARKLQTLIDVGLSYIRLGQSATTLSGGEAQRVKLARELSKRGTGQTLYILDEPTTGLHFADIQQLLEVLHQLRDQGNTIVVIEHNLDVIKTADWIVDLGPEGGHGGGQILVSGTPETVAECKESHTARFLKPLLERHTQKAKKSA; encoded by the coding sequence ATGGATAAGATAGAAGTTCGGGGCGCACGTACCCATAATCTCAAGAATATCAACCTGATTATTCCGCGCGACAAACTGATTGTTGTCACCGGATTATCCGGATCTGGCAAGTCCTCACTGGCTTTTGACACCCTGTATGCCGAAGGTCAGCGCCGCTACGTTGAGTCGCTTTCAGCCTATGCGCGGCAATTTTTATCCTTAATGGAAAAACCGGACGTCGACCATATTGAAGGGTTGTCACCGGCTATTTCGATTGAGCAAAAATCGACGTCGCACAACCCGCGTTCAACGGTCGGGACGATTACCGAAATTCACGACTACCTGCGCCTGCTGTTTGCCCGCGTGGGCGAACCGCGCTGCGCTGAACACGGCGTTCCGCTGGCCGCGCAAACCGTGAGCCAAATGGTGGATAACGTGCTGGCACAGCCGGAAGGGCAACGCCTGATGCTGCTGGCACCGATCGTCAAGGATCGCAAAGGCGAGCACACCAAAACGCTGGAGAATCTGGCGGCGCAGGGCTATATCCGCGCAAGAATTGATGGTGAAGTGTGCGATCTGTCCGATCCACCGAAGCTTGAGCTACAGAAGAAACACACCATTGAGGTCGTCGTCGATCGCTTTAAAGTGCGCGACGATCTGGCTCAGCGTTTGGCGGAGTCTTTTGAAACCGCGCTGGAGCTTTCCGGCGGAACCGCCGTGGTCGCCGACATGGACGACCCTAAAGCCGACGAAATGCTGTTCTCGGCCAACTTTGCCTGCCCGATTTGCGGCTACAGCATGCGCGAGCTGGAACCGCGTATGTTCTCGTTTAACAATCCCGCCGGTGCCTGCCCAACCTGTGACGGTCTGGGCGTGCAGCAGTTTTTTGACCCTGATCGTGTGATTCAAAATCCGGAGCTTTCGTTGGCCGGTGGCGCGATCCGCGGCTGGGATCGTCGCAACTTCTACTATTTCCAGATGCTGCGTTCGCTGGGTGAGCACTACAAGTTTGACGTCGAAGCGGCTTTCAACGAGCTGAGTGAAGACGTGGTGCACGCCATTCTGCACGGCTCCGACAAGCAGACCATCGAATTCAAATACATCAACGACCGGGGTGATACCTCGGTGCGTCGCCATCCGTTCGAAGGCGTGCTGCACAATATGGAACGTCGCTATAAAGAGACGGAATCCAGTGCGGTACGAGAAGAGTTGGCAAAATACATCAGCAATCGCCCCTGCGCGTCCTGTAAGGGTACGCGCCTGCGCGAAGAAGCACGTAACGTCTTCGTTGAAGAGACCACGCTGCCGGAGATCTCCGATTACAGCATCGGTCACGCAATGGAATTTTTCCTCAGCATGAACCTGACCGGTCAGCGCAAGCAGATTGCCGAGAAGATCTTGAAAGAAATCGGCGATCGGCTGAGATTCCTGGTTAACGTCGGTCTGAACTACCTTTCTCTGTCGCGTTCGGCCGAGACGCTGTCGGGCGGTGAAGCCCAGCGTATCCGTCTTGCCAGCCAGATTGGTGCGGGCCTGGTGGGTGTGATGTACGTGCTCGATGAGCCTTCAATAGGTTTGCATCAGCGCGACAACGAACGCCTGCTCGAGACATTGATTCACCTGCGCGACCTCGGCAATACCGTTATCGTGGTTGAGCACGACGAAGACGCCATTCGCGCCGCCGACCATATTATCGATATTGGCCCAGGTGCCGGTGTTCACGGCGGTGAAGTGGTCGCGGAAGGCACGGCAGAAGACATTATGGCTACCGAGAACTCCCTGACCGGGCAGTATCTCAGCGGTAAGCGCGAAATTTCCGTGCCTGAAAAGCGGGTTCCGGCCGATGCGGCGAAAGTGTTGAAACTGGTGGGCGCAACGGGTAACAACCTGAAAGATGTGACCCTCACCCTGCCGGTTGGGCTATTTACCTGCATCACCGGCGTGTCCGGATCGGGTAAATCGACGCTGATTAATGACACGCTGTTTCCGCTGGCGCAGCGCCAACTCAATGGCGCAACCATTGCGGAAGCCGCACCTTATCGTGACATTCAAGGCCTTGAGCACTTCGATAAAGTCATCGACATTGACCAGAGCCCGATCGGTCGTACACCGCGCTCAAACCCGGCCACTTATACCGGTATTTTCACACCGGTGCGTGAGCTGTTTGCCGGTGTGCCAGAATCGCGGGCGCGGGGTTATACGCCAGGACGTTTCAGCTTTAACGTGAAAGGCGGTCGCTGCGAAGCCTGTCAGGGCGATGGCGTAATCAAGGTCGAGATGCACTTCTTGCCGGATATCTACGTACCCTGCGACCATTGCAAAGGCAAACGCTATAACCGTGAAACGCTTGAGATTAAGTACAAAGGCAAGAGCATTCACGAAACGTTGGACATGACTATTGAAGAGGCGCGTGAGTTCTTCGATGCCGTTCCTGCGCTGGCTCGCAAGCTGCAAACGCTGATTGACGTCGGCCTGTCGTATATTCGTCTCGGCCAGTCGGCCACGACGCTGTCCGGTGGTGAGGCGCAAAGGGTTAAACTGGCGCGTGAGCTGTCGAAACGCGGCACCGGTCAAACGCTGTATATTCTTGATGAGCCGACGACGGGTCTGCACTTCGCGGATATCCAGCAGTTGCTTGAAGTTCTGCATCAGCTGCGTGACCAAGGCAATACCATCGTGGTGATTGAGCACAACCTTGATGTGATCAAAACCGCAGACTGGATTGTGGATTTGGGTCCTGAAGGCGGGCACGGCGGCGGTCAAATTCTGGTATCTGGCACACCGGAAACCGTCGCGGAGTGCAAAGAGTCGCATACCGCACGCTTCCTGAAGCCACTGCTGGAACGCCACACGCAAAAAGCGAAGAAATCCGCCTGA
- a CDS encoding LysR family transcriptional regulator produces the protein MDRLDELAIFLEVLNQGSLSGAARKLRRSAPAVTRAIASLEQRFGARLVERTTRRLAPTEAGVRLAERAALVLSSYDDAVLDTAATQLKGLLRITAPVLFGRWHVAPLVMEFQSLHPEIQIELILNDHNLEMIGQGIDVAVRIGHLDDSAKVARRLGEVSIVLVASPHYLARYPVLRHPSELSRHQTVLSSNDAFNEWRFGPHEEGPRVRLAPHFLFNDVETRRLAVKAGRGVARLLSYQVADDIADGSLVRLLPEFEPLPLPVQLVVQNIQRMPLKVRAFWDFARERLSQVPQIHS, from the coding sequence ATGGATCGTCTCGATGAGCTGGCTATTTTCCTCGAAGTGCTCAATCAGGGCAGTTTGTCGGGCGCGGCACGTAAATTACGGCGTTCAGCCCCGGCGGTGACTCGCGCCATTGCCTCTCTGGAACAACGTTTTGGCGCCCGGCTTGTGGAGCGCACCACGCGACGTTTGGCACCGACCGAGGCCGGCGTGCGTTTGGCCGAACGCGCTGCTCTGGTGCTGAGCAGCTATGATGACGCTGTGCTGGACACCGCCGCCACGCAGTTGAAGGGCCTGTTGCGCATCACTGCGCCGGTGCTGTTTGGACGGTGGCACGTCGCCCCGCTGGTGATGGAGTTTCAGTCTCTGCATCCCGAGATTCAAATTGAGCTGATACTCAACGATCATAATCTGGAGATGATCGGCCAAGGCATCGATGTTGCTGTCCGCATTGGTCATCTCGATGATTCAGCCAAGGTTGCCCGTCGGTTGGGTGAGGTGAGTATTGTGCTGGTGGCCAGCCCGCACTATCTGGCGCGCTATCCGGTTTTACGTCACCCTAGCGAGTTGAGTCGTCATCAAACCGTGCTCAGCAGTAACGATGCCTTCAACGAGTGGCGATTTGGCCCGCACGAAGAGGGGCCGCGCGTTCGGCTTGCCCCTCATTTTTTATTTAATGATGTTGAAACCCGTCGTCTGGCCGTTAAGGCGGGGAGAGGCGTAGCGAGATTACTCTCTTATCAGGTTGCCGATGATATTGCCGACGGCTCGCTGGTGCGCCTGCTGCCCGAGTTTGAGCCATTGCCGCTTCCTGTGCAGTTGGTGGTGCAAAATATTCAGCGTATGCCCTTAAAAGTTCGCGCTTTTTGGGACTTTGCGCGTGAGAGATTAAGCCAGGTTCCGCAAATTCATTCCTGA
- a CDS encoding glutathione S-transferase family protein, producing MSTLKLYGTPLSGHVHRVALLLKMLELPHEFIEAGAEVRASAAFRKLNPWGQIPVLVDGDIVISDSNAILVYLAKTYAPDSHWLPNEPVAAALTQQWLCKAAGEVRYGPASARLIAQFGTDEDYAYATKLAGKFLPHLEQHLTARDFLATDRVTLADLACYTYIALAPEGGISLDAFPAIRQWLTRIEQLPGFFSTPPLPLPETAKV from the coding sequence ATGAGCACGTTAAAACTGTATGGCACGCCGCTTTCTGGACACGTTCACCGCGTGGCGCTGCTGCTGAAGATGCTGGAGCTGCCGCACGAATTTATCGAGGCCGGTGCAGAGGTTCGGGCGTCTGCGGCATTTCGGAAATTAAATCCCTGGGGACAAATTCCCGTGCTGGTCGATGGCGATATTGTCATTAGTGATAGCAATGCGATTTTGGTCTATTTGGCCAAAACCTATGCGCCTGACAGTCACTGGTTGCCAAACGAACCGGTTGCGGCCGCGCTGACTCAACAATGGCTGTGTAAAGCCGCCGGTGAGGTTCGCTACGGGCCGGCTTCGGCAAGGCTTATCGCGCAGTTTGGCACTGACGAAGATTATGCCTACGCAACCAAGTTGGCGGGCAAGTTCTTGCCTCATCTTGAGCAACATCTGACCGCGCGTGATTTTTTAGCCACCGATCGCGTCACCCTCGCCGATTTAGCCTGCTATACCTACATTGCTTTGGCCCCGGAAGGCGGTATTTCTCTCGATGCCTTTCCCGCGATCCGCCAGTGGCTGACACGCATCGAACAGCTTCCGGGCTTTTTCTCAACTCCCCCGCTGCCGCTGCCCGAGACGGCAAAAGTCTAA
- a CDS encoding pyridoxamine 5'-phosphate oxidase family protein has translation MDIFHADEKRAQLMAGFMVGSAGIYPTMPQQHRDFFAGLPSFFIATLDTTGWPVATVLSGPPGFISTVDNSHLRINAPRREDCPALSALRPGQTLGALGLDFTNRRRNRVNGVISRMDKNRLELAVNQSFGNCPKYIQRRKISAQVNDPQPIVYLDKLDAQARNLIRSADTFFVATHAHGESINGGADISHRGGKPGFVKIDGDTLWVPDFSGNRYMNTLGNMLAEPRASLLFLDFESGDVLHVQGETEIRWQGETQHPLEGAERFWCLHIRRVWRFQALLPWRGTDIEYSPATLDTGVWA, from the coding sequence ATGGATATCTTCCATGCTGATGAAAAACGCGCGCAGTTAATGGCCGGATTTATGGTCGGCTCAGCGGGTATTTATCCGACCATGCCGCAGCAGCATCGCGATTTCTTTGCCGGTCTGCCGTCATTTTTTATTGCCACTTTGGACACCACCGGCTGGCCGGTGGCCACTGTGCTGAGCGGACCACCGGGTTTCATCAGTACGGTCGATAATTCGCACCTGAGAATTAATGCCCCGCGGCGGGAAGACTGTCCGGCGCTGTCGGCATTGCGTCCCGGTCAAACGCTGGGTGCGTTGGGGCTGGACTTTACCAACCGGCGGAGGAATCGCGTCAACGGTGTAATTAGCCGCATGGATAAAAATCGCCTTGAGTTGGCGGTTAACCAAAGCTTCGGCAACTGTCCGAAGTATATTCAGCGGCGAAAAATTTCAGCGCAGGTTAATGATCCCCAGCCAATTGTTTATCTTGATAAACTAGACGCGCAGGCAAGAAATCTTATCCGTTCTGCTGACACCTTTTTCGTGGCCACACACGCACATGGGGAATCAATAAACGGCGGCGCGGATATCTCTCATCGCGGCGGAAAGCCCGGCTTTGTGAAAATTGACGGCGACACGCTGTGGGTGCCCGATTTCTCAGGGAATCGCTACATGAATACGCTGGGCAACATGCTGGCTGAACCCCGCGCGTCGCTGTTGTTCCTCGATTTTGAGAGCGGCGACGTACTGCACGTGCAGGGAGAGACTGAAATACGCTGGCAGGGAGAAACTCAACATCCTTTGGAAGGTGCTGAACGGTTCTGGTGCCTGCACATCAGGCGTGTATGGCGTTTTCAGGCTCTGCTGCCGTGGCGGGGAACGGATATTGAATACTCCCCCGCGACGCTTGATACCGGCGTATGGGCTTAG
- a CDS encoding MmcQ/YjbR family DNA-binding protein: protein MNNAQLLDYCLSKPGTHQSTENQWQANQIKVAGVMFAMLRDIEGHPAISLKVGNKSAENLRHQHPEIVPCDCLNKAHWNSVLLDGNLPDSQFYALIDTAYQQVVSGLPEEKRHHITG from the coding sequence ATGAACAATGCTCAACTGCTCGATTACTGTCTGTCTAAACCGGGTACTCATCAAAGCACCGAGAATCAGTGGCAGGCCAATCAGATAAAAGTGGCCGGCGTGATGTTTGCCATGCTACGCGATATTGAAGGTCATCCGGCAATTTCATTGAAAGTCGGCAATAAAAGTGCCGAAAACCTTCGTCATCAGCATCCTGAAATTGTGCCCTGTGACTGTCTGAACAAGGCACATTGGAACAGCGTGCTGCTCGACGGCAATCTACCAGATTCACAGTTCTATGCACTGATCGACACGGCCTATCAGCAGGTTGTTTCTGGTTTGCCAGAGGAAAAGCGTCACCACATTACGGGGTAA
- a CDS encoding secondary thiamine-phosphate synthase enzyme YjbQ, whose translation MWFQKELKLKQRPRGFHLVTDEVLQQLPEIRQLSVGMCNVFIQHTSAGLTINENADPTVRLDFESYFNRAVKEDEPWYQHDYEGSDDMPAHLKSSLLGCSLNIPVSNGRLNLGTWQGIYLCEHRNHGGSRKIVVTLNGE comes from the coding sequence ATGTGGTTTCAAAAAGAGCTCAAACTTAAACAGCGGCCGCGTGGATTCCATCTGGTTACCGACGAAGTCTTGCAGCAACTGCCGGAGATCCGCCAGCTGTCGGTGGGAATGTGCAATGTGTTTATTCAGCACACCTCGGCGGGTTTAACCATTAACGAAAACGCCGATCCGACGGTGCGGCTCGATTTTGAGAGCTATTTCAACCGAGCGGTGAAAGAGGATGAGCCTTGGTATCAGCATGACTATGAAGGCAGCGACGATATGCCCGCGCACCTGAAAAGCAGTCTCTTGGGCTGCAGTTTGAATATTCCTGTCAGTAACGGTCGCCTGAATCTGGGCACCTGGCAGGGTATTTATTTGTGTGAGCATCGCAATCACGGCGGGTCGAGAAAAATTGTGGTCACATTGAACGGCGAATAA
- a CDS encoding TetR/AcrR family transcriptional regulator, with protein MTVENSKPRRGRPLKAGRENTDTRETLIRSGTAVLTEQGFAATGIDAILKQVGVPKGSFYYYFDSKESFGQAIIENYACFFAHKLDKFLLDDALAPLVRLRAFVEDAARGMAKYDYTRGCLVGNLGQEIANLPVNFREQLRDILHIWEHRVSECLALAQRHGSLSPQANCDALAAYFWSGWEGAVMRAKLNANATPLNNFIHYFLAGLPRSPDDSSHFGVNDV; from the coding sequence ATGACTGTTGAAAACTCAAAACCACGCCGTGGTCGTCCGCTTAAAGCCGGACGGGAAAACACCGATACTCGCGAAACGCTGATCCGCAGCGGAACCGCCGTGCTAACCGAACAGGGTTTTGCCGCCACCGGTATTGACGCCATACTCAAGCAGGTCGGCGTTCCCAAAGGCTCCTTCTACTACTACTTCGACAGCAAAGAGAGCTTCGGTCAGGCAATCATTGAAAATTATGCCTGCTTCTTCGCGCATAAGCTGGATAAATTCCTGCTCGATGACGCCCTCGCTCCCCTGGTAAGACTCCGGGCCTTCGTTGAAGATGCCGCACGCGGCATGGCGAAATATGATTATACGCGCGGCTGCCTGGTCGGAAATCTCGGACAGGAAATCGCCAATCTGCCGGTTAACTTCCGTGAACAACTCAGGGATATTCTGCACATCTGGGAACACCGCGTGAGTGAATGCCTCGCACTTGCCCAACGCCACGGCTCATTATCGCCGCAGGCCAACTGTGATGCGCTAGCCGCCTACTTTTGGAGCGGATGGGAAGGCGCGGTAATGCGTGCCAAGCTGAATGCCAATGCCACCCCGCTGAATAATTTTATCCACTACTTCCTGGCCGGTCTCCCCCGCTCGCCTGACGATAGTTCCCACTTTGGAGTTAATGATGTTTAA
- a CDS encoding MDR family oxidoreductase: MFKAIVIDKTDDKYQVALKELDESQLPAGEVQVDVHYSTLNYKDGLAITGSGPIVRSFPMVPGIDFSGIVSHSSNPQFAAGDRVLLNGWGFGEKAWGGLAQKVSIDAQYLTPVPPSVSLKDSMIVGTAGYTAMLAIIALEKNGLTPDKGTVLVTGANGGVGSFAIALLSRLGYRVAASTGRSDEAEYLTKRLGAREIIDRNTLSEPGKPLQKELWAAAIDSVGSHTLANVCASIKESGTVAACGMAQGLDFPASVAPFILRNVTLAGINSVTRSAEERRAAWSRLAQLIDAELLEAVSQEITLDETIDAAARLIKGEIRGRVVVNLRAE; the protein is encoded by the coding sequence ATGTTTAAAGCAATCGTGATAGACAAAACAGACGATAAGTATCAGGTCGCCCTCAAGGAACTGGACGAGAGCCAGCTACCTGCGGGCGAAGTACAGGTTGATGTGCATTATTCAACGCTGAACTATAAGGACGGACTGGCTATTACCGGCAGTGGACCTATCGTACGCAGCTTTCCAATGGTGCCAGGCATCGACTTTTCCGGCATCGTTTCACACAGCAGTAACCCGCAGTTTGCCGCAGGCGATCGCGTGTTGCTAAACGGCTGGGGTTTTGGTGAAAAAGCCTGGGGCGGACTGGCACAAAAAGTCAGTATTGATGCCCAATACCTGACGCCGGTACCGCCGTCTGTGAGCCTAAAGGACAGCATGATTGTTGGCACGGCGGGGTATACCGCAATGCTGGCAATTATCGCGCTGGAAAAAAATGGCCTCACGCCAGACAAAGGCACGGTGCTGGTGACCGGTGCCAACGGTGGCGTCGGCAGCTTTGCCATCGCGCTGCTCTCCCGACTCGGCTATCGGGTTGCCGCCTCAACCGGGCGTTCGGACGAGGCTGAATATCTGACAAAACGCCTGGGTGCCCGTGAAATCATCGACCGCAACACACTTAGCGAACCGGGTAAACCACTGCAGAAGGAGCTGTGGGCGGCGGCAATAGATTCAGTCGGCAGCCACACGCTAGCCAACGTTTGCGCCAGTATTAAAGAGAGCGGCACCGTAGCGGCCTGCGGGATGGCACAGGGGTTGGACTTTCCCGCCAGCGTCGCGCCGTTTATTCTGCGCAATGTTACGCTGGCAGGCATCAACAGCGTGACGCGTTCGGCTGAGGAGCGCAGGGCTGCGTGGTCTCGACTTGCCCAGCTTATTGACGCCGAGCTGCTTGAGGCCGTCAGTCAGGAAATTACGCTTGATGAAACGATTGATGCCGCCGCGCGGTTAATTAAAGGCGAGATCCGCGGACGTGTCGTGGTTAATCTGAGGGCAGAGTAA
- a CDS encoding amino acid aminotransferase, with protein sequence MFQHVDAYAGDPILSLMDSFKNDPREKKVNLSIGLYYDDKGIIPQLGAVEAAENQLNALPQAASVYLPMEGLSAYRSSIQTLLFGAEHPALQQQRIATIQTVGGSGALKVGADFLKHYFPNSEVWVSNPTWDNHVAIFAGAGFQVHTYPYFDAENLGVNFAGMIDALQTLPAQSIVLLHPCCHNPTGSDLTPSQWDQVIELVKQRELIPFLDIAYQGFGEGMNEDAYAIRAMAAAGVNMLVSNSFSKIFSLYGERVGGLSVVCESAEAAGRVLGQLKATVRRNYSSPPNFGAKVVATVLNNAELNAQWLAEVEIMRTRIIEMRQTLVNSLKKALPGRDFDYLLQQRGMFSYTGFSVAQVDRLRDEFGVYLIASGRVCMAGLNHHNVEQVAAAFAAVQ encoded by the coding sequence GTGTTCCAACATGTTGATGCTTATGCCGGTGACCCCATTCTGTCGCTGATGGATAGCTTCAAGAACGACCCAAGAGAGAAAAAGGTAAACCTGAGCATTGGTCTGTACTACGACGATAAAGGGATTATCCCTCAGCTTGGCGCTGTCGAAGCCGCTGAAAATCAGTTGAATGCCCTGCCTCAGGCTGCTTCAGTGTATTTGCCGATGGAAGGCCTGAGCGCCTATCGCAGCAGCATTCAGACCCTACTTTTTGGTGCAGAACATCCTGCGCTGCAACAGCAGCGTATTGCCACCATTCAGACCGTGGGTGGATCGGGCGCGCTTAAAGTGGGCGCCGACTTCCTAAAACACTATTTCCCAAATTCAGAAGTATGGGTAAGCAACCCAACCTGGGACAACCACGTCGCGATTTTTGCCGGCGCGGGCTTCCAGGTGCACACTTATCCGTACTTTGATGCTGAAAACCTCGGCGTTAACTTTGCCGGTATGATTGACGCGCTGCAAACTCTGCCCGCGCAAAGCATCGTACTGCTGCACCCTTGCTGCCATAACCCAACCGGTTCTGATTTAACACCGTCACAGTGGGATCAGGTGATTGAGCTGGTTAAGCAGCGCGAGCTTATCCCGTTCCTCGATATCGCCTATCAGGGTTTTGGCGAAGGGATGAACGAAGATGCTTACGCCATTCGTGCAATGGCCGCTGCCGGTGTGAACATGTTGGTGAGCAACTCGTTCTCCAAAATTTTCTCACTGTACGGCGAGCGCGTAGGTGGACTGTCGGTGGTGTGTGAAAGCGCCGAAGCCGCAGGGCGTGTACTCGGCCAGCTAAAAGCAACCGTGCGTCGCAACTACTCTAGCCCGCCAAACTTTGGCGCAAAAGTGGTGGCCACCGTGCTGAACAACGCAGAGCTTAACGCCCAGTGGTTAGCCGAAGTGGAAATTATGCGTACGCGCATAATTGAAATGCGCCAGACGCTGGTTAACAGCTTGAAGAAAGCGTTACCGGGCCGTGATTTTGACTATTTGCTACAGCAGCGCGGCATGTTTAGTTATACCGGCTTCAGCGTGGCGCAGGTTGATCGCCTGCGCGACGAGTTTGGCGTCTATCTGATTGCCAGCGGTCGCGTGTGCATGGCCGGTCTGAACCACCACAACGTGGAGCAGGTTGCTGCGGCGTTTGCTGCGGTACAGTAA